In Gammaproteobacteria bacterium, one DNA window encodes the following:
- a CDS encoding glutamate 5-kinase, whose product MESMLKQARRIIIKVGSSLVTNQGKGLDHAALAGWAAQIAALKQMGKDIILVSSGAIAEGMQRLNWESRPTALYELQAAAAVGQMGLAQAYASSFSQYGLQTAQVLLTHEDLSNRKRYLNARSTLTTLLKLNIIPIINENDTVATDEIRFGDNDTLAALVTNLVEADALVILTDQAGLYTSDPRKDPSAKLLPEVHAGDPALEKMAGGVGSSISRGGMQTKVIAAKRAARSGADTIVASGHEDNVLVRLSQDEAIGTRFVAKLPVLAARKQWLADYLQVRGYVTLDPGAVKALTDDGKSLLPIGVVAVNGEFERGETVSCLAPDGREIARGLINYSAIETQKILKQPSSDIEAILGYVDEPELIHRNNLVLL is encoded by the coding sequence ATCGAATCCATGTTAAAGCAAGCACGCCGTATCATCATCAAAGTAGGCAGCAGCCTGGTCACCAATCAAGGCAAAGGACTCGACCATGCCGCATTAGCCGGCTGGGCGGCGCAAATCGCCGCACTCAAGCAAATGGGCAAGGACATCATCCTAGTTTCCTCCGGTGCAATCGCCGAAGGCATGCAGCGGCTGAACTGGGAAAGCCGCCCGACCGCGCTGTACGAATTGCAGGCAGCAGCAGCCGTCGGCCAGATGGGACTGGCGCAAGCCTATGCATCCAGCTTCTCACAATACGGTCTGCAAACCGCCCAAGTGCTGCTGACGCACGAAGATTTGTCGAACCGCAAACGCTATCTAAACGCCCGCTCGACCCTCACCACGCTGCTCAAACTGAACATTATTCCGATCATCAACGAAAACGACACCGTTGCCACCGATGAAATCCGTTTCGGCGACAACGACACGCTGGCGGCATTGGTCACCAACCTGGTCGAAGCCGATGCGCTGGTAATTCTGACCGATCAGGCCGGTTTATACACCAGCGATCCGCGCAAGGATCCGAGCGCGAAATTGTTACCCGAAGTCCACGCCGGTGATCCGGCGCTGGAAAAAATGGCCGGTGGCGTCGGCAGCAGCATCAGCCGCGGCGGCATGCAAACCAAGGTGATCGCGGCCAAACGCGCGGCGCGCAGCGGCGCGGATACGATCGTTGCTTCGGGACATGAAGATAACGTGCTGGTACGTTTGAGTCAGGACGAAGCGATTGGTACCCGTTTTGTCGCCAAATTGCCGGTGCTGGCGGCGCGCAAGCAATGGCTGGCCGACTATCTGCAAGTGCGCGGTTACGTCACGCTCGACCCAGGCGCGGTCAAAGCCCTGACCGATGACGGTAAAAGCCTGCTGCCGATCGGCGTAGTCGCCGTCAACGGTGAATTCGAACGCGGCGAGACGGTTTCCTGTCTCGCCCCGGACGGACGCGAAATCGCACGCGGCTTGATCAACTACAGCGCGATCGAAACGCAAAAAATCCTGAAACAACCCAGCAGCGACATCGAAGCGATTCTGGGCTACGTCGACGAACCGGAACTGATTCATAGGAACAATCTGGTTCTGCTGTAA
- a CDS encoding DUF1624 domain-containing protein: protein MPLDSLAPRIAAIDWLRGIVMILMALDHASWFFNAQRIFADSVLLFEPGTRFAADQFFTRWITHICAPTFLFLAGTSIAISNSQRLRQGMSDAFIERELLLRGAFIALLDIGLFSLIGGKPVLQVLYAIGISMMLMVYLQRLGAGAVFWLAVLIIAGGEFLLTALWQPGGDVPLWLALTFAPDFGETYTVLYPALPWLAMMMLGWAFGERFIVHPPASWQPQRVLMTAGWFALTLFVIIRGHDDYGNLFMHLEGNTLIDWLHVSKYPPSLAYTLLELGLMAILLSLLMRLESFNKTINSNNPVLVFGQTALFFYLAHFAVLTALKPLFERGSLEQTYGVTLLVLIILYPICRAYRTLKWRHPQSGLRFL from the coding sequence ATGCCACTCGATTCCCTCGCGCCACGCATCGCTGCCATCGACTGGCTGCGCGGCATCGTCATGATCCTGATGGCGCTCGACCACGCTTCGTGGTTTTTCAATGCCCAGCGTATCTTCGCCGATTCGGTGTTACTGTTTGAGCCCGGTACCCGCTTCGCCGCGGATCAATTCTTCACGCGTTGGATCACGCATATCTGCGCGCCGACGTTTCTGTTTCTCGCTGGCACCTCGATCGCCATCAGCAACTCCCAACGGTTGCGGCAAGGCATGAGTGACGCCTTCATCGAGCGCGAATTATTGCTGCGCGGCGCATTCATCGCGCTGCTCGACATCGGGCTGTTCTCGCTGATCGGCGGTAAACCGGTGTTGCAAGTGCTGTACGCCATCGGCATCAGCATGATGCTGATGGTCTACCTGCAGCGTCTCGGTGCGGGCGCGGTTTTCTGGCTGGCGGTTCTGATCATCGCAGGCGGCGAATTCCTGCTGACGGCGCTGTGGCAACCGGGCGGCGACGTGCCGCTTTGGCTCGCGCTCACGTTTGCGCCGGATTTCGGCGAGACTTATACCGTGCTCTACCCTGCCCTGCCGTGGCTCGCCATGATGATGCTCGGCTGGGCGTTCGGCGAACGCTTCATCGTCCATCCCCCCGCTTCCTGGCAACCGCAGCGCGTGCTGATGACTGCCGGCTGGTTTGCGTTGACGCTGTTCGTCATCATTCGCGGTCACGACGATTACGGCAATCTGTTCATGCATCTCGAAGGCAATACCCTGATCGATTGGTTGCACGTCAGCAAATACCCGCCCAGCCTGGCCTACACATTGCTGGAACTGGGTCTGATGGCGATTCTGCTGTCGCTGCTAATGCGATTGGAATCATTCAACAAAACCATCAACTCTAACAATCCGGTGCTGGTGTTCGGCCAAACCGCCCTGTTCTTCTACCTCGCGCACTTCGCCGTGCTAACAGCACTGAAACCCCTGTTCGAACGCGGCAGCCTGGAACAAACTTACGGGGTCACGCTGCTGGTGCTGATCATCCTCTACCCCATCTGCCGCGCCTACCGCACATTGAAATGGCGGCATCCGCAAAGCGGGCTGCGCTTTCTTTAA
- a CDS encoding porin: MQGHPVYSKWLWLAITCCFFFFLTDSENLYANELRKFLAHKKLEFGGWIHGGATFNPSQSSGFNGPVIFADQANRFQLNQFNLFMRRPVVSAGKRWDFGGRFDFMFGTDAIFTQAFGVPAFDVNTGEPLKRSSWDLNLCCASTRTYGIALPQAYLEAYVPIGNGLNIKLGHFYTPTGYETVPAPDNFFYTRAYTLNIGEPFTHTGLLFNYKVNSNWLILGGPLTGSANGGWDAGWDKQLGNWNGITGFTWSSDDKATSFHLSGTYGKTSEQSSEIWGFYNVVLQHKITPRTQIALHHVYGHAGGVLLNNLKYANVVKDAEWFSAIAHLYHDLTDNVAIGMRGEWFRDQDGFRNPSPFRVAAATNNVNGAPVSYAGNLNNVTIAPADYYNFTVGFNWKIARTFKTQWDFIKKLNIRSNIRYDRVDAYKTAAYRPFSGNKDQILFSLDFVLPF; this comes from the coding sequence ATGCAAGGCCATCCGGTATATTCAAAATGGTTATGGTTAGCCATTACCTGTTGTTTTTTCTTTTTTCTCACGGATTCCGAGAATCTCTACGCCAATGAGCTGAGAAAATTCCTGGCACATAAAAAACTGGAATTCGGCGGTTGGATTCATGGCGGCGCCACGTTCAACCCGAGTCAATCGAGTGGATTTAACGGCCCGGTCATTTTTGCCGATCAAGCCAACCGTTTTCAACTGAATCAATTCAACTTGTTCATGCGCCGCCCCGTGGTGTCGGCGGGCAAGCGATGGGATTTCGGCGGCCGCTTTGATTTCATGTTCGGTACTGACGCCATTTTTACCCAAGCCTTCGGCGTACCGGCATTCGATGTCAATACCGGTGAACCCTTGAAAAGAAGCAGTTGGGATCTTAATTTATGCTGCGCTTCCACGCGCACATACGGTATTGCCCTGCCGCAAGCGTACTTAGAAGCTTATGTGCCGATCGGTAACGGTCTCAACATCAAGCTCGGCCATTTTTATACACCGACCGGTTACGAGACTGTCCCGGCGCCCGATAATTTCTTTTATACGCGTGCGTACACCTTGAATATCGGCGAACCGTTCACACACACCGGCTTACTGTTCAATTACAAAGTCAATTCCAATTGGTTGATTCTGGGCGGCCCGCTCACCGGCAGCGCTAACGGTGGTTGGGATGCCGGTTGGGATAAACAATTGGGAAATTGGAATGGCATTACCGGGTTCACTTGGAGCAGCGACGACAAGGCGACTTCGTTCCACCTGTCCGGCACGTATGGTAAAACTTCGGAGCAAAGCAGTGAAATCTGGGGGTTTTATAATGTCGTGCTGCAACATAAGATCACGCCACGGACACAGATAGCCCTGCACCATGTTTATGGTCATGCCGGCGGTGTTTTGCTAAATAATCTCAAATACGCCAACGTAGTCAAAGATGCCGAATGGTTCAGTGCCATAGCGCATCTATACCACGACCTCACCGATAACGTCGCAATCGGCATGCGCGGCGAATGGTTTCGCGACCAGGACGGTTTCCGGAATCCATCGCCGTTCCGGGTGGCAGCCGCCACCAACAACGTCAACGGCGCACCTGTCAGTTACGCCGGCAACCTTAACAACGTCACCATCGCACCCGCTGACTACTATAACTTCACCGTCGGTTTCAACTGGAAAATAGCCAGAACATTTAAAACCCAATGGGATTTCATCAAAAAATTGAATATCCGCTCAAACATCCGCTACGACCGGGTCGATGCCTATAAAACAGCCGCTTACCGCCCGTTCTCCGGCAATAAGGATCAGATTTTATTTTCACTGGATTTCGTCTTGCCGTTTTAA
- a CDS encoding PepSY domain-containing protein, protein MNRWRQALLIALIMGVAMVDATAGRQHAVSESGKANDAAGGISEQRAIAIAQQHFKGRVLAINQTGHLYRVKILSDQGSVHMVLINARDGSVVSMHHHPN, encoded by the coding sequence ATGAACAGATGGCGGCAAGCGTTACTGATTGCATTGATAATGGGCGTTGCAATGGTGGATGCAACGGCCGGGCGGCAACATGCAGTTAGTGAGTCCGGCAAAGCAAACGATGCGGCCGGCGGTATTTCGGAACAGCGCGCGATTGCCATCGCCCAGCAGCATTTTAAAGGCCGTGTGCTGGCGATCAATCAGACCGGTCATCTCTACCGCGTCAAAATACTGAGCGATCAAGGTTCGGTTCACATGGTTTTGATCAATGCGCGAGATGGCAGCGTGGTGTCCATGCATCATCACCCGAATTGA